From Pontibacillus halophilus JSM 076056 = DSM 19796, one genomic window encodes:
- a CDS encoding MBL fold metallo-hydrolase, with the protein MITMTDTIYQLTVPTPFAVGDVHTYLLQGERLSLIDAGVKTEEALEAMTTQLKEIGYEPEDIEQIILTHHHPDHIGLVGYFPNATVYGHQDNRPWLEQPPAFFEQYEAFFIQLYAETGVPEEFKKYLKFLRDPLKYLTKGTLHGELQQGDLLPGHPDWVVIETPGHAQSHLSFYREQDGSLLAGDHILPHISSNPLIEPPRYEGGERPKPLLQYRNAMLACVDLGVKRVYPGHGKIFSGIEELVTERIHKQEQRAEKVRLLLTTPKTPFEICTALFPKQFKKELGLAMSETLGQLDYLESIGAVAVQWHDGVSYYVSR; encoded by the coding sequence ATGATTACTATGACAGATACGATTTATCAACTGACTGTCCCAACACCATTCGCGGTCGGGGATGTTCATACATATTTACTGCAAGGCGAGCGTCTTAGCCTTATTGATGCTGGGGTGAAGACAGAAGAAGCTTTGGAAGCCATGACGACGCAGTTGAAGGAAATTGGTTATGAACCTGAGGACATCGAGCAGATTATCCTCACGCATCATCACCCAGATCACATTGGTCTTGTAGGCTATTTCCCGAATGCCACTGTGTATGGTCATCAGGACAATCGACCTTGGCTCGAGCAACCACCAGCTTTCTTTGAGCAATATGAGGCGTTCTTTATTCAACTGTACGCCGAAACCGGTGTGCCTGAAGAATTTAAGAAGTATTTGAAATTCCTAAGAGACCCTTTAAAGTATTTAACGAAAGGGACACTCCATGGAGAACTTCAACAAGGGGATTTATTGCCTGGGCATCCAGATTGGGTCGTGATTGAAACGCCAGGTCACGCTCAAAGCCATCTCTCTTTCTACCGAGAACAGGATGGATCGTTGCTCGCAGGGGACCACATTCTTCCTCACATTTCTTCCAACCCACTAATAGAACCTCCTCGGTACGAAGGTGGGGAGCGACCGAAGCCGCTGCTTCAATATCGGAACGCAATGCTTGCTTGTGTGGACCTTGGCGTGAAGCGTGTCTATCCCGGACATGGAAAGATCTTCTCAGGGATTGAGGAATTAGTAACAGAACGAATTCATAAACAAGAACAACGTGCCGAGAAAGTTAGACTTCTATTGACTACACCGAAGACCCCTTTCGAAATATGTACCGCTCTATTTCCGAAACAATTCAAGAAAGAGCTTGGTCTCGCGATGTCTGAAACGCTCGGTCAGCTGGACTATTTAGAAAGTATTGGAGCCGTAGCCGTACAGTGGCACGACGGCGTTAGCTATTACGTAAGTCGATAA
- the galU gene encoding UTP--glucose-1-phosphate uridylyltransferase GalU, translating to MNVKKAVIPAAGLGTRFLPATKAQPKEMLPIVDKPAIQYVVEEAVRAGIEDILIVTGRHKRAIEDHFDRSYELERTLEDKEKYAQLNMVRDVSELADIHYIRQKTPRGLGDAVRCAKAFVGDEHFAVLLGDDILIEEDETPAIGRVMKDYKEVQASTLLVREESVQDLTKYGIVEIDQHGRVQHVVEKPKERPASRWAITGRYVLTPAIFDEIDQQQEIDGEIQLTAAIGTLLQKEAIFAQIYEGKRYDIGDQIGYIKANIELASQRDDLGEPLQAYIAHLLSH from the coding sequence ATGAATGTGAAGAAGGCAGTCATACCAGCGGCCGGCTTAGGGACCCGCTTTCTACCTGCTACGAAGGCGCAACCGAAAGAAATGCTTCCAATCGTGGATAAGCCTGCGATACAGTATGTGGTGGAAGAAGCTGTCCGAGCGGGGATTGAAGACATTCTAATTGTCACTGGCCGCCATAAGCGAGCGATTGAAGACCATTTCGATCGAAGTTATGAGTTGGAACGGACACTTGAGGACAAGGAAAAGTATGCTCAATTAAATATGGTTCGAGACGTATCTGAACTGGCAGATATTCACTACATCCGTCAGAAAACGCCTCGTGGTCTAGGAGACGCTGTACGATGCGCGAAAGCATTCGTAGGGGATGAACACTTTGCCGTTCTACTTGGTGACGACATTCTAATAGAAGAAGACGAGACACCTGCTATCGGGCGAGTGATGAAGGACTATAAGGAAGTTCAAGCCTCAACGCTCTTAGTTCGAGAGGAATCGGTACAGGATTTAACGAAGTATGGAATTGTAGAGATAGATCAACATGGTCGTGTTCAGCACGTGGTAGAGAAACCTAAAGAAAGACCTGCATCCAGATGGGCGATTACAGGACGATACGTACTAACCCCAGCAATATTTGATGAAATCGACCAGCAACAGGAGATTGATGGAGAAATTCAACTTACAGCTGCTATCGGGACACTGCTACAAAAGGAAGCCATCTTTGCACAAATCTATGAAGGAAAGCGGTATGATATCGGGGATCAAATCGGGTATATTAAAGCCAATATCGAACTCGCCTCACAACGTGATGATCTAGGCGAGCCGCTTCAAGCCTACATCGCTCATTTGTTAAGTCATTAA
- a CDS encoding AbgT family transporter yields MENTQKSGWTGKFLDVIERVGNKLPHPVTIFALFALIIVITSGILSFFNVQVEDPIKGETITVFNLLSSEGIQYMFENLVSNFTGFAPLGTVLVTMLGIGIAERSGLISAMLRGLVMSVPKSWITAALVFAGIMSSMAADAGYVVLVPLGAVLFAGMGRHPLAGLAAAFAGVSAGFSANLSLTAIDPILADLTIEAVNSSAFASYAGEIQYTMNYYFMLFSVFLLTAVGTWVTNRIVEPRLGTYEGNVEETVEGLTKTEKKGLLSALIALLGTAGLLSLLIIPEAAPLRGEEFLKSPFFFNLVPVIVLIFFIPGFVYGRVTKTIKNDKDVANQMTATMETMGSYIVLSFAAAQFVAYFNQTNIGKIVAVHAANFLQTTGFDGIALIFVFIIVAASINMFMGSASAKWAIMAPVFVPIMMRLGYSPEFTTLIYRIADSTTNVISPLMTYFAIVIAFAQKYDKRIGIGTLVSTMLPYSIAFFIIWIIVLFVWMALGIPIGPGAGIEFDPSQWK; encoded by the coding sequence ATGGAAAACACTCAAAAAAGTGGCTGGACTGGAAAGTTTCTAGACGTTATTGAACGCGTCGGGAATAAACTTCCACACCCAGTAACCATTTTTGCTCTGTTCGCACTTATTATTGTTATCACTTCAGGTATCCTTTCTTTCTTCAACGTTCAAGTTGAAGACCCGATTAAGGGAGAAACGATTACCGTCTTCAACCTTCTATCTTCAGAAGGAATACAGTACATGTTCGAAAACTTAGTCAGTAACTTCACAGGGTTCGCCCCGCTTGGTACTGTACTTGTCACCATGCTTGGTATCGGAATTGCGGAACGTTCCGGATTAATTAGTGCCATGCTACGTGGTTTAGTGATGTCAGTACCGAAGAGCTGGATTACAGCGGCACTTGTCTTCGCCGGAATCATGTCCAGCATGGCAGCCGATGCTGGGTACGTTGTGCTCGTGCCACTTGGTGCCGTTCTCTTCGCAGGAATGGGACGTCATCCACTAGCTGGTCTTGCTGCTGCCTTTGCTGGTGTATCGGCTGGCTTTAGCGCGAACTTGTCTTTAACTGCAATTGACCCAATTCTTGCAGATTTAACGATTGAAGCTGTTAATTCATCTGCTTTCGCTTCATATGCAGGTGAAATTCAATACACAATGAACTACTACTTCATGCTCTTCTCCGTGTTCCTATTAACTGCTGTAGGTACATGGGTAACAAACCGGATTGTGGAACCACGTCTTGGAACGTATGAAGGGAATGTAGAAGAAACAGTAGAAGGACTAACGAAAACAGAAAAGAAAGGCCTACTGTCAGCTCTTATCGCATTGCTTGGAACAGCTGGACTTCTTTCTCTCTTAATCATTCCTGAAGCCGCGCCTTTACGTGGTGAAGAATTCTTGAAGTCCCCATTCTTCTTTAACTTAGTGCCTGTTATTGTGCTTATCTTCTTTATCCCTGGTTTCGTATACGGTCGTGTAACGAAAACGATTAAGAACGACAAAGATGTAGCGAATCAAATGACAGCGACAATGGAAACAATGGGCTCTTACATCGTCCTATCGTTTGCTGCGGCTCAATTTGTTGCCTACTTCAACCAAACGAATATCGGAAAGATTGTTGCTGTGCATGCAGCCAACTTCCTACAGACAACAGGCTTTGATGGGATTGCGCTTATCTTTGTATTCATCATTGTTGCAGCAAGCATTAACATGTTCATGGGAAGTGCTTCAGCAAAATGGGCAATTATGGCCCCAGTATTCGTACCGATTATGATGCGCTTAGGTTATTCTCCTGAATTTACGACGTTGATCTACCGTATTGCTGACTCAACAACGAACGTAATTTCCCCGCTGATGACTTACTTTGCCATCGTGATAGCATTTGCTCAGAAATATGACAAACGAATTGGAATCGGGACACTTGTCTCAACAATGCTCCCTTATTCAATTGCCTTCTTTATTATCTGGATTATTGTCCTATTCGTCTGGATGGCACTTGGAATTCCAATTGGACCTGGTGCAGGGATTGAATTTGATCCTTCACAATGGAAATAA
- a CDS encoding DUF4256 domain-containing protein has protein sequence MVNKATDLKQLAPEHREELLGTLEARFNENRHRHPNVKWERVQQKLTEFPAKLWSLNEMECTGGEPDVVFYKEEKDEIVFYDCSKESPKGRRSVCYDREALESRKKHKPDNSALDLAKEMGVRLLTEEQYRYLQKLDHVDYKTSSWVETPADIREQGGALFCDRRYGHVFLYHNGAESYYAARGFRASLTI, from the coding sequence ATGGTCAATAAAGCAACAGATCTAAAACAACTGGCACCTGAACATCGTGAAGAACTACTAGGCACGTTAGAAGCACGCTTCAACGAAAATCGTCACCGCCATCCGAATGTGAAGTGGGAACGTGTTCAACAGAAGCTAACAGAGTTCCCTGCAAAGCTTTGGTCTCTAAATGAGATGGAGTGTACAGGGGGAGAACCGGACGTCGTGTTCTATAAGGAAGAGAAGGATGAGATTGTGTTTTACGATTGTAGTAAGGAGAGTCCTAAAGGCCGGAGAAGCGTCTGTTACGACCGAGAAGCGTTAGAATCACGGAAGAAGCATAAGCCAGACAATTCCGCATTGGACTTGGCGAAGGAGATGGGGGTTAGGCTTCTAACTGAGGAGCAATACCGCTATTTGCAAAAGCTAGACCATGTAGATTACAAGACATCAAGTTGGGTTGAAACACCGGCTGATATCCGTGAACAAGGCGGGGCGCTGTTCTGTGATCGTCGTTATGGTCACGTCTTCTTATATCATAACGGAGCGGAGTCCTATTATGCTGCTAGAGGATTTCGAGCATCTTTAACGATTTGA
- a CDS encoding M20/M25/M40 family metallo-hydrolase: MKWQTKVALKELVTTLVEYPSITGSPDEVAFPEHVKSLLDEFPYFKDHPEYVQTHPLKDGRQLLTALVKRGEEKKTVILLSHFDVVGVEDYGTLEKVAFHPRELTKEMYETKETLPPQVQQDLAKGDWLFGRGAMDMKSGLALHLSMVERAIEGAFDGNILLLTVPDEEVNSLGMLTALDVLKQLKQEEGLSYTACLNGEPMFSQYPGDPNYYVYSGSIGKLLPGFLSYGKETHVGEPFAGLNPNLMVGYLAEELELNETFVEHRDGESTPPPVSLMQRDLKVEYSVQTPQAAVSMYNVMYMRQSLTEINNKLRKAAERASLKIKAHYEQKASAFLSGRPELKLPNMSVRVYTYDELYQEAVERHGDFEVERRQNLLMSLREGGDRDFSTQLVYEVASLCKDLAPMIVLFYSPPFYPSVSSKDDPYIRGTLQHVMERAEQEGITLKEIEYFSGLSDLSFIGPASSPSSLDALLHNMPLSGKGFSLSEELLQAFQMPILNVGPHGKDAHQWTERLEMDYSFTVLPNLVSETIQKLLVS; this comes from the coding sequence ATGAAATGGCAAACAAAAGTAGCCTTAAAAGAACTCGTAACAACCTTAGTCGAGTATCCGAGTATTACGGGAAGCCCAGATGAAGTTGCTTTCCCGGAACACGTGAAGAGTCTACTTGATGAGTTCCCCTACTTTAAAGACCATCCCGAGTACGTTCAAACCCACCCTCTAAAGGATGGACGTCAGCTCCTTACCGCGCTTGTTAAAAGAGGAGAAGAGAAGAAGACGGTGATCTTATTAAGCCATTTCGACGTTGTTGGGGTGGAGGATTATGGGACACTTGAGAAGGTTGCCTTTCACCCGAGAGAGCTTACGAAGGAAATGTATGAAACGAAAGAAACGTTGCCACCTCAAGTACAGCAGGATTTAGCAAAAGGAGACTGGCTATTTGGGCGAGGGGCAATGGATATGAAATCGGGCCTCGCTCTTCATCTGTCCATGGTTGAACGGGCTATTGAAGGAGCCTTTGATGGCAACATCCTGCTTCTCACTGTACCAGATGAAGAAGTGAACTCACTTGGAATGTTGACAGCCCTCGATGTATTGAAACAACTAAAGCAAGAAGAGGGCCTTTCCTATACTGCCTGTCTAAATGGAGAGCCGATGTTTAGCCAATATCCTGGTGACCCAAATTACTATGTTTATTCCGGATCGATTGGGAAGTTACTTCCGGGCTTCCTTAGTTACGGTAAAGAGACGCACGTTGGCGAGCCATTTGCAGGGTTGAATCCAAATTTAATGGTGGGATACTTGGCTGAAGAGTTGGAGCTTAACGAAACCTTTGTGGAACATCGTGACGGAGAGTCTACTCCACCGCCCGTTAGCTTGATGCAGCGGGACTTAAAAGTGGAGTACTCTGTTCAGACCCCGCAAGCAGCGGTAAGCATGTACAACGTCATGTACATGAGGCAATCTTTAACAGAGATTAATAACAAGTTACGAAAGGCCGCAGAACGGGCCAGCTTAAAGATTAAGGCTCATTATGAACAGAAAGCATCCGCCTTTTTGTCGGGGCGTCCAGAGCTAAAGCTTCCGAACATGAGCGTACGTGTCTATACGTACGATGAACTGTACCAAGAAGCTGTCGAGCGTCACGGGGATTTCGAAGTGGAGCGTAGGCAGAACCTCCTTATGAGCTTACGAGAGGGAGGGGACCGAGACTTTTCTACACAGCTTGTCTACGAAGTGGCTTCCCTTTGTAAGGATTTAGCGCCAATGATTGTGTTGTTCTATAGCCCCCCATTCTATCCATCGGTGTCCTCGAAAGACGACCCATATATCCGTGGGACATTACAACATGTGATGGAGCGAGCGGAGCAGGAAGGCATCACATTAAAGGAAATTGAATACTTTAGTGGGTTGTCCGATTTAAGCTTTATCGGTCCAGCTTCTAGCCCATCCTCATTAGATGCGCTTCTTCATAACATGCCGTTAAGTGGGAAAGGGTTCAGTTTGTCTGAAGAACTACTCCAAGCGTTCCAAATGCCAATCTTGAACGTCGGACCGCATGGAAAAGACGCTCACCAATGGACGGAGCGATTAGAAATGGACTACAGCTTTACAGTGCTCCCAAACCTTGTGTCAGAGACGATTCAGAAGCTATTAGTTTCGTGA
- a CDS encoding glycerophosphodiester phosphodiesterase produces the protein MSTTIYAHRGSSGLSPENTMPAFQQAEQLGAEGIETDVQLTKDKVPVLIHDETVDRTTNGMGYVKDLTYNELMQLDAGSWYAERFQGTKIVSLEEFLSWIKPKDFAINLELKNNIVDYPNLEAIVLEQLRTFQLEERTVISSFNSESIKRFRSLASDVELALLSSKRMEDPLRNLTECGANAFHANYRLLTKKLMQQCDHHNVPLRIYTVNRPSRMMRCYNLGCDGIFTDFPHLSMEKKELHHHQQLRKKASQ, from the coding sequence ATGTCGACGACCATTTATGCGCATCGTGGTTCTAGTGGGTTGTCACCAGAGAACACAATGCCCGCATTTCAGCAAGCTGAGCAATTGGGAGCAGAAGGAATTGAAACTGATGTCCAATTAACGAAAGACAAAGTTCCAGTACTCATTCATGATGAAACAGTAGACCGTACAACCAATGGGATGGGCTACGTTAAGGACCTCACATACAATGAATTGATGCAGCTTGATGCAGGAAGTTGGTACGCCGAACGTTTCCAAGGGACAAAGATTGTTTCACTAGAGGAGTTTCTGAGTTGGATCAAACCGAAAGACTTTGCGATTAACTTAGAGTTAAAGAACAACATTGTCGATTATCCAAATCTTGAAGCGATTGTGCTTGAGCAGTTACGTACCTTTCAACTGGAAGAACGTACCGTGATCTCAAGCTTTAATTCAGAAAGTATAAAGAGGTTTCGATCTTTAGCATCAGACGTGGAACTTGCGTTATTATCATCAAAGAGAATGGAAGACCCGCTCCGAAACCTAACTGAATGCGGCGCGAATGCGTTCCATGCCAATTACAGATTACTTACCAAAAAGCTTATGCAGCAATGCGACCATCATAACGTCCCGTTACGCATTTATACGGTCAATCGCCCTTCTCGAATGATGCGTTGCTACAATTTAGGCTGTGATGGGATTTTCACCGACTTTCCTCATTTATCGATGGAGAAGAAAGAGCTCCACCACCATCAACAACTTCGGAAGAAAGCCAGTCAATAA
- a CDS encoding NADP-dependent glyceraldehyde-3-phosphate dehydrogenase, whose translation MTTNTETIKTLINGQWAESASEATIEIKAPHNDELIGRVPSLSQNELNDSISKTVAAQEDWATKSIQERGSILLKWADILESRKEELGATIMKEVAKKKSSAEGEVTRTADFIRYTVEEAYRLHGDALRGDSFKGGSKKKIGLAEKAPLGTILAIGPFNYPMNLSASKIAPALVMGNSVIFKPATQGAISGIKMVEALIEAGLPAELVTLATGRGSVIGDFLVQHPSVDMINFTGGTATGEHISKLSSMIPVVLELGGKDPAIVLEDADLDKAAKEIVAGAYSYSGQRCTAIKRVLVKDEVADELVQKIEAKVKDLKVGMPEDNADITPLIDDKSADYVQGLIDEAKEQGATVVAGDKRDGRLLNATLLDNVTTEMRIAWEEPFGPVLPIIRVSSEEEAVRIANDSEYGLQASVFSNDTDRAMRIAEKLEVGTVQLNAKTERGPDHFPFLGVKSSGLGVQGITEALRSVVRDKVTVINM comes from the coding sequence ATGACTACAAATACAGAAACAATTAAGACGCTAATAAATGGTCAATGGGCAGAAAGTGCCTCTGAAGCAACGATTGAAATTAAAGCTCCACACAATGATGAACTAATCGGACGCGTTCCATCTCTTTCTCAAAACGAGTTGAACGATTCCATTTCTAAAACCGTAGCTGCACAAGAAGACTGGGCTACTAAATCCATTCAAGAGCGTGGCTCTATCCTTCTAAAATGGGCTGATATTCTTGAAAGCCGTAAAGAAGAACTAGGCGCTACAATTATGAAAGAAGTAGCGAAGAAGAAAAGTTCTGCTGAAGGTGAAGTAACACGTACAGCTGACTTCATTCGTTACACAGTTGAAGAAGCATACCGCCTACACGGTGACGCACTTCGTGGCGATTCATTCAAAGGTGGGTCTAAGAAGAAGATTGGCCTAGCTGAGAAAGCTCCATTAGGTACAATCCTTGCAATTGGACCATTCAACTACCCAATGAACCTTTCTGCATCTAAGATTGCTCCTGCCCTTGTTATGGGGAACAGCGTAATCTTTAAGCCAGCTACACAAGGTGCAATCAGTGGAATTAAAATGGTTGAAGCACTAATTGAAGCTGGTCTTCCAGCAGAACTTGTTACACTAGCGACAGGTCGTGGCTCTGTCATCGGTGACTTCCTTGTTCAGCACCCATCTGTAGACATGATTAACTTCACTGGTGGTACAGCAACAGGCGAGCACATTTCTAAGCTTTCTTCCATGATTCCAGTCGTTCTAGAGCTTGGTGGTAAAGACCCTGCCATCGTTCTTGAAGATGCAGATCTTGATAAAGCAGCTAAAGAAATTGTTGCAGGTGCTTACTCTTACTCAGGTCAACGTTGCACAGCAATCAAGCGTGTACTTGTAAAAGACGAAGTTGCTGATGAACTTGTTCAGAAGATTGAAGCGAAAGTGAAAGATCTTAAAGTTGGTATGCCAGAAGACAACGCCGACATTACGCCATTGATTGATGACAAGAGCGCTGATTACGTTCAAGGTCTAATCGACGAAGCGAAAGAGCAAGGCGCAACAGTTGTTGCTGGAGACAAACGTGACGGTCGTCTTCTAAACGCTACACTTCTTGACAATGTGACAACTGAAATGCGCATTGCTTGGGAAGAGCCTTTCGGACCTGTCCTTCCAATCATCCGCGTATCTAGCGAAGAAGAAGCAGTTCGCATTGCGAACGATTCTGAATACGGTCTTCAAGCAAGCGTGTTCTCAAACGATACTGACCGCGCAATGCGTATCGCTGAGAAACTTGAAGTTGGTACGGTACAACTGAACGCGAAAACGGAGCGTGGTCCAGACCACTTCCCATTCCTAGGAGTTAAATCTTCTGGTCTTGGCGTTCAAGGTATTACAGAAGCGCTACGCTCTGTAGTCCGCGACAAAGTTACAGTTATTAACATGTAA
- a CDS encoding oxidoreductase codes for MSTIRVGLVGFGFSGATFHAPFFQRLHTYEITQVASSNEEKVHKALGDKVHVTTVEELVTSDCVDLVVIATPNELHFPIAESAIRNGKHVVIDKPFVVTAEEGRTLIDLAKEHNVKLSVYQNRRYDSDFLTAKKLIEEGALGTVVQYESHFDRYRPEVRQRWREQPGKGAGILFDLGAHLIDQAISLFGKPEDIKGDVRIQREEGTVDDYFHVRLDYGTLQVILHSSSLTRHLGPKLQVHGTTGSYVKYGMDQQEAMLKEGKGPGDEGWGEEDPSTNGTLVNDEYPEGIKYETELGSYETFYTVMANAILHNAAVPVEPEEALRTIEIIEELFAQQ; via the coding sequence ATGAGTACGATACGAGTAGGGCTTGTTGGATTTGGATTTTCAGGTGCGACGTTCCATGCACCTTTCTTTCAACGACTCCATACATACGAAATTACACAAGTAGCAAGTTCAAATGAAGAGAAAGTACATAAGGCTTTAGGGGACAAGGTGCATGTCACGACCGTAGAAGAGCTAGTTACAAGTGATTGTGTTGATTTAGTCGTCATCGCTACACCGAATGAATTGCACTTTCCAATCGCTGAAAGTGCCATACGAAACGGGAAGCATGTAGTGATTGATAAACCATTTGTTGTGACTGCTGAAGAAGGGCGAACGCTGATTGACTTAGCTAAAGAGCACAACGTGAAATTGAGTGTCTATCAGAATCGACGTTATGATAGCGACTTCTTAACAGCGAAGAAGCTTATTGAAGAAGGTGCTCTTGGAACGGTTGTTCAATATGAGTCCCACTTTGACCGTTACCGTCCAGAAGTTCGACAGCGGTGGCGGGAGCAACCAGGCAAAGGTGCGGGAATCTTATTCGACCTAGGAGCACACTTGATTGACCAAGCGATTTCACTATTTGGCAAGCCTGAAGATATTAAAGGTGATGTGCGCATTCAACGCGAAGAAGGAACGGTGGATGACTACTTCCATGTCAGACTAGACTATGGAACATTACAAGTGATTCTCCACAGTAGCTCCTTAACTCGTCATCTAGGACCGAAGCTACAAGTTCACGGTACTACAGGCAGCTATGTTAAATATGGAATGGACCAACAAGAAGCTATGCTTAAGGAAGGAAAGGGACCTGGTGACGAAGGATGGGGAGAAGAAGACCCATCAACAAATGGCACGCTCGTGAACGACGAATATCCAGAAGGGATCAAGTATGAAACTGAACTTGGAAGTTACGAAACCTTCTACACCGTTATGGCCAACGCCATCTTGCATAACGCAGCTGTACCTGTAGAACCAGAAGAAGCCCTACGAACGATCGAAATTATCGAAGAGTTGTTTGCACAGCAGTAG
- a CDS encoding GntP family permease translates to MLSFIGLIGGLALLVYLTLKGMNLLVVAPFCGLFVALLSGLSLFPQTSEGDTADFLSNYMNSFADFVSSWFPMFLLGAIFGKVMEDSGSAQSVSKWVIGKLGMERAVLAIVLACALLTYGGVSLFVVAFSVYPMAISLFKQANLPRRFIPATLAFGSVTFTMTSAGSPEIQNWIPIEYLGTSPYAGWEVSIIVAIFLAGAGYWWLKKMIQKAKDNGEAFEQREDDPDVSDRELPNPILGILPLVVVLLLSFTLHDTLEKSALIVALLGGNIAIYILNRKYFQDFGEALSEGTTGALVAIGNTAAVVGFGGVAQASPAFQQAVNAMTNIPGSPLVGGAIAVSIIAGLTGSASGGQVIALPILAPHYLDMGVNPEALHRSIAISSGALDSLPHNGYVVTTIRAICDETHQRAYWAMGALTVVLPLIGTALAILLFSFGFGL, encoded by the coding sequence ATGCTGAGTTTTATCGGTTTAATAGGAGGGCTTGCCCTTCTTGTTTACTTAACACTTAAAGGGATGAACTTGCTTGTCGTAGCTCCATTTTGCGGCTTGTTTGTCGCACTCTTAAGCGGGTTATCCCTATTTCCCCAGACCAGTGAAGGCGATACAGCGGACTTTCTGAGCAATTACATGAATAGCTTCGCTGATTTCGTATCTTCTTGGTTTCCTATGTTCTTGCTAGGTGCCATATTTGGGAAAGTAATGGAGGACAGTGGGTCTGCTCAAAGTGTATCGAAGTGGGTCATTGGGAAATTAGGTATGGAACGCGCCGTTCTAGCGATTGTATTGGCTTGTGCCTTATTAACGTACGGAGGAGTAAGCTTGTTTGTTGTTGCCTTTTCTGTCTATCCTATGGCAATTAGTTTGTTTAAACAAGCCAATCTTCCTAGACGTTTCATCCCTGCCACGCTTGCATTTGGATCGGTTACGTTCACAATGACGTCTGCTGGCTCTCCAGAAATTCAGAACTGGATTCCAATTGAATACCTTGGAACGAGTCCTTATGCGGGTTGGGAAGTTAGCATCATTGTAGCCATTTTCCTAGCTGGTGCGGGGTATTGGTGGCTTAAGAAGATGATTCAGAAGGCGAAAGATAACGGAGAAGCCTTCGAACAGCGTGAGGACGACCCAGATGTAAGTGATCGTGAGTTGCCGAATCCGATTCTTGGAATTCTTCCGCTAGTAGTCGTCCTGCTATTATCTTTCACCTTACACGATACACTTGAGAAATCAGCTCTTATCGTTGCTCTTCTCGGAGGAAATATCGCTATTTATATACTTAACCGTAAATACTTCCAAGACTTTGGTGAAGCACTATCAGAAGGAACGACAGGTGCGCTTGTCGCCATTGGAAACACAGCTGCTGTTGTCGGATTTGGTGGAGTTGCCCAAGCATCTCCTGCCTTCCAGCAAGCAGTTAATGCCATGACGAATATACCGGGCAGCCCCCTCGTTGGAGGAGCAATCGCTGTAAGTATTATTGCAGGGCTAACCGGGTCAGCTTCAGGTGGGCAGGTCATTGCGCTCCCAATCCTCGCTCCCCACTATTTGGATATGGGAGTCAATCCAGAGGCGTTGCATCGTTCGATTGCGATATCCTCAGGAGCATTGGACTCTCTCCCACATAACGGTTATGTGGTCACGACCATTCGTGCGATCTGTGATGAAACCCACCAACGCGCGTACTGGGCCATGGGTGCCTTGACCGTCGTCTTACCTCTTATAGGAACCGCACTAGCTATTTTGCTCTTCTCATTCGGTTTCGGATTATAA